A region from the Rhodothermus sp. genome encodes:
- a CDS encoding TatD family hydrolase, which translates to MITLVDTHVHLYLEAFEADRDDVVARARAAGVVSMILPAIDVASVHQALALCDRYPGVYAMAALHPSETRQATEADFDEVARLCEDPRVVAVGESGLDYYWDRSFMDRQQAFLRQHIRLAIEMDLPLILHNREASEDLVRILQEERDASAHPERLRGIFHCFTGPAWVAEAAAELGFLLGIGGILTFKKSGLAELVRTLPLEQMVLETDAPFLAPVPHRGKRNEPAYVRHVAEKLAALKGVPLEEVARITTTNARRIFRLPEDQAERTGQ; encoded by the coding sequence ATGATCACTCTGGTCGACACGCATGTGCATCTGTACCTGGAGGCTTTCGAGGCGGACCGTGATGACGTGGTTGCCCGCGCGCGGGCTGCCGGGGTAGTGTCCATGATCCTGCCCGCTATTGATGTGGCTTCGGTGCATCAAGCGCTGGCACTCTGCGACCGCTACCCGGGGGTGTATGCGATGGCTGCGCTGCACCCTTCGGAGACCCGGCAGGCTACCGAAGCCGATTTTGACGAAGTTGCCCGGTTGTGTGAGGATCCCCGCGTGGTTGCCGTAGGGGAAAGCGGGCTGGACTACTACTGGGATCGGTCTTTCATGGATCGGCAACAGGCATTTTTGCGTCAGCACATTCGGCTGGCTATCGAAATGGATCTCCCCTTGATCCTGCATAACCGGGAAGCATCCGAAGACCTGGTGCGCATCCTGCAGGAAGAACGGGACGCCAGCGCACATCCCGAGCGACTACGAGGGATTTTTCATTGTTTCACCGGACCGGCCTGGGTAGCCGAGGCGGCAGCCGAGCTGGGCTTTTTGCTGGGTATTGGTGGCATCCTGACCTTTAAAAAAAGTGGACTGGCTGAACTGGTACGTACGTTACCACTGGAACAGATGGTGTTGGAAACGGACGCCCCCTTTCTGGCTCCTGTACCGCACCGGGGCAAGCGCAACGAGCCAGCCTACGTGCGGCATGTTGCTGAAAAACTGGCCGCGCTCAAGGGCGTGCCGCTGGAGGAGGTGGCCCGCATCACGACCACAAATGCCCGGCGCATATTTCGGTTGCCGGAGGATCAGGCAGAGCGGACAGGACAATGA